One window of the Salvia miltiorrhiza cultivar Shanhuang (shh) chromosome 6, IMPLAD_Smil_shh, whole genome shotgun sequence genome contains the following:
- the LOC130990677 gene encoding uncharacterized protein LOC130990677 — translation MGVQQRPNKNHKGAKNVAWCVKEEVALMSSWIYASEDNIRGKNQRGESLWARVHKLYHNTQAENPNELNERNIESMKGRWKRINENGNKWITACREENARRRSGMSDNDVEKEAHSIYEASENKFLDLVVFNEVMSIHPKWNVHDTTHVFRRQSEDVDDQESGGSSKRSKTSEDGGFSIPSNPETPTSEQSTATRPIGRDKAKRKGKGKVSQSESTHESAVAAELRVMRLTRDTKAELIKTRIELEREKLQRNAMKMKEKMLLQLLAKDHLSPEDEEMKRQLTKIVFGE, via the coding sequence ATGGGTGTTCAACAACGCCCAAACAAAAATCATAAAGGGGCAAAAAATGTAGCTTGGTGTGTGAAGGAAGAGGTTGCCCTTATGTCATCTTGGATCTATGCTAGCGAAGATAACATTCGAGGAAAAAATCAAAGAGGGGAATCGCTTTGGGCACGTGTTCATAAATTGTATCACAACACCCAAGCAGAAAATCCAAATGAGCTCAACGAACGAAACATTGAATCGATGAAAGGTCGCTGGAAACGTATTAACGAAAATGGAAACAAATGGATTACTGCTTGCAGGGAAGAAAATGCTCGAAGAAGGAGTGGCATGAGCGACAACGATGTTGAGAAAGAAGCTCATTCCATTTACGAAGCAAGTGAAAATAAGTTTCTAGACTTGGTTGTATTTAATGAAGTTATGAGTATACATCCCAAGTGGAATGTTCATGATACCACCCATGTTTTCCGTCGTCAAAGTGAAGATGTTGATGACCAGGAAAGTGGTGGCAGTTCGAAAAGATCAAAGACTTCGGAAGATGGGGGATTTTCTATCCCTTCTAATCCAGAAACTCCAACATCTGAACAGTCAACTGCGACTCGTCCCATTGGAAGAGATAAGgcaaaaaggaaaggaaaaggtAAGGTCTCACAATCTGAATCTACTCATGAATCTGCTGTTGCTGCAGAACTTCGTGTAATGAGACTCACTAGAGATACCAAAGCTGAGTTAATAAAGACTCGAATCGAACTGGAGCGCGAGAAGTTGCAAAGAAACGCAatgaagatgaaagaaaaaatgcTGCTTCAATTGTTGGCGAAAGATCACTTATCTCCAGAAGACGAAGAGATGAAACGTCAACTAACTAAAATTGTGTTTGGAGAGTGA